TGTATGTGTTAATGTACTAggtgaataaaggtgattctaTCTCTATTCCTGATTCCAGGTCTGCACTGCTTGCTGTGAAGGAAACATCTGTAACATGCAGTTGCCAAGAAACAAGACGGATGCCATCTTttccaccacctccctcctccacaGCAGTAACGGTCTACTCACACACTACTGGCTGCTCACTGGCTGTCTGAGCTCTACCGTCATCAGCGTCATGCTATCTAACAGTCTATGACATTAACACTCCTACCGTCATCAGCGTTATGCTATCTAACACTCCTACCGTCATCAGCGTCATGCTATCCAACAGTCTATGACATTAACACTCCTACCGTCATCAGCGTTATGCTATCTAACACTCCTACCGTCATCAGCGTCATGCTATCCAACAGTCTATGACATTAACACTCCTACCGTCATCAGCGTCATGCTATCTAACACTCCTACCGTCATCAGCGTCATGCTATCCAACAGTCTATGACATTAACACTCCTACCGTCATCAGCGTCATGCTATCTAACACTCCTACCGTCATCAGCGTCATGCTATCCAACAGTCTATGACATCTAACACTCCTACCGTCATCAGCGTCATGCTATCTAACAGTCTATGACATCTAACACTCCTACCGTCATCAGCGTTATGCTATCTAACACTCCTACCGTCATCAGCGTCATGCTATCCAACAGTCTATGACATTAACACTCCTACCGTCATCAGCGTCATGCTATCTAACAGTCTATGACATTAACACTCCTACCGTCATCAGCGTCATGCTATCCAACACTCCTACCGTCATCAGCGTCATGCTATCCAACAGTCTATGACATCTAACACTCCTACCGTCATCAGCGTCATGCTATCTAACAGTCTATGACATCTAACTCTCCTACCGTCATCAGCGTCATGCTATCTAACAGTCTATGACATCTAACACTCCTACCGTCATCAGCGTCATGCTATCCAACAGTCTATGACATCTAACACTCCTACCGTCATCAGCGTCATGCTATCTAACAGTCTATGACATCTAACACTCCTACCGTCATCAGCGTCATGCTATCCAACAGTCTATGACATCTAACACTCCTTCTGCATGGTAGAGGAAGTATATCTAAAATTTGATCACCAGATATTTGGTGTTATAATTTTATGAAGTTGtttaatttattacatttttcctCTTTTTTTAACCGAGACGGTATTGATGGAATCTTCTAGATTTTGGCTCATCCTAAGACGTTCTCCTGTTATATTTACTGGATTCTATGTGCAGTATGTGATAAATGTACATAGTATTTATTTTGTATAATACATTTAACAATTGTTaaatacctgtagttaacattaGATTCAGGTAGAATGAAACGTGAACTAGGTTGCAGTGCAGTGTTTTTGTTCCTGGAGTCTTGTGGTTGGTTGATTTAGGCTGTGTGCCCACCATACACATGAGACTGATGACTGATCATTTCCTCTCAACCCATTGGCTATCTGGCGCTGGAAGATATGACGTCAACCATAACACTACAATGTTGCAACATGTTTCTGTATTTCTTACAGTTCTGTCCAATAGAAAGGTTGGCACTTATTGATTAGCATGTTGTCTTTAGGATGATGGTCTAAACATCCTGTACAGATCCCATATACCAGGTTTGGTATACAGTGTTCACCATTAAATGTATTACAGCAGGTTTGGTATACATTGTTCACCATTAAAAGTATTACACCAGGTTTGGTATACATTGTTCACCATTAAATGTATTACACCAGGTTTGGTATACATTGTGTTCACCATTAAATGTATTACACCAGGTTTGGTATACATTGTGTTCACCATTAAATGTATTACACCAGGTTTGGTATACATTGTTCACCATTAAATGTATTACACCAGGTTTGGTATACAGTGTTCACCATTAAATGTATTGTTTGCCTGAACATGTTGTTTCTACAGTATAAACAGTATCCACATAACCAGATAGTGCATTTTGTGGAATGCAAGATATTTTAGATGCCGCATGAGGCATGTGGACTCGGACTGCGGTAAAGTTTCACAGTTAAGGTAACATTAGGCAGAAATACAACGAAAGGTTTGGAGCTTAGAGGCGCAGAAAAAAAGGACCATTCTaacacccctctctttctcttgcctcTCTGCTTTCCTCTCCAGGAAGTAAAAAGGTAATGTCTTTCTCAGACCCTCTGCATCCAGGAGGTGTAGTTTAAAAGCCTTGTGAAGGAGATTACATTAAGCTGCAGGGGTGTTCATTTTAAAGGACTTTCTTTATCTGATTCTGGCCGACAGACTGGATGGTCACAGCTCCAAACCAAACCCATCAGTCCTTCTCAAATCAGTGTTTAGTCTAAGGTTTTTAGAGGTGTGAAATGAGATGTTTCTCTTACCCAAACAACATACTCCTTGTCCTGGGAACACTTTACTAAAAGAGAAGGCCCAGAAGTCATATATttttatgggactcccaatcacggccggttgagatacagcctggattcgaaccagggtctgtagtgacacctctagcactgagatgcagagtaaCGCATTACCTCAAGGCCAGGCATATTCTTTTCAATTTCTCTTAGTGTTTGTGTTCCCTAATTAGCACTAGGAAATTAGCAAAGACTTAAGTGTTAATTGCATTGTCTAAATTTCTAATCGTATGTAAAGAGGACAAACTGAAAATCTCTTTTGGATTAGCTAttcattattattttgtttagtgttgtgtgttGCCTCACACGTCCCTACTTTCTTACATCTATTAGATGACTGAATGATGTGTGTACCATAACAGCAACATAGACATTTTAATTCATTATGGTAGAAACGGACAACAGACTCCTCCAAGACACCATATTTCTATTCCCATTGTGCAAGTGAAGGAAAACCCTGTACAGTAGCAATACTCTGTAGACACTAGATTAGTCTGAAAGTGTTAACTATTGACTATATTAGACTAGATTCAATCCGTAGTGCTGAATTTGAGTGTTACAGCACGATCGAAATGTAAAGGTTCTCTCAGATTGAACTGAAATATGCAGCGTTTAGCGTGAATGGGAAACATTGCTTTTGGAGTTATATCGTGAGGATCTTCAGCGGTAAGGCTAGAAAAAGGGCCCTCAGTCAAAGGTAGCTAGGTGGTTCATTGGGTGTTTAAACACAGCTGCCAAAGGGATCCTCCTCAGTCAAGTCTTTATGATATCATCAGAATCAACAATAGATCGCTGCAGTACTGTACGCAACCTACCTGTCTACTTCCAAGTACATAGttatatagcctggtcccagatctgtttgtgtcctCGTACCAactttggcaagacagcacaaacagaataacacaaacagatctggaaccaggttaACATAGTTAGGCATGTGTCTGAAGACATCAACCCATCAGAACTTTTTCTCCATGCTGGTGTGGTGAAGACAACGGCATTATGGGTAAGGGTTTTCCTCCAAAACAAACCAAAGTGAACAAACAGAGGTCAGGGCACAAACAGTCTTTTGGATAGTGAGATACATCATTCTCACATGGTGATAACTAAATATAAAAACTAGTCCCTGTCTTCAAATGCACTTGACTGGCCTTGAAGTCTTTCCATGACATGGCTGTTAGCAGGTGCGGTAGTGAAAACAGTTCCAACAAACGTAGGTGTTCCCCTCAGGACGTGACGGATAACTGTGCAGGATCCAGAGGCCTCGATATGGAAACCTAGATGGCTCCACTCCTCCTCTTTGAGTAGTGGGTGGTTGGAGTGAGATCCAAAGAACTGTGGGACAAGACAAAGGAGTGATGTGATGTGGTTGTCTTGAAGACTACATACGTCTCCTGGAAAATATCTCAGGTTGATGaagtacagtaaacactacatcaATATTGTATTACATATGTATTAGACATTATATAGATATTTTGACATAAACAATTAATAACCAAACAAAACAGGTAGGAGAACAACTCACAGCTGATCCTGATGAGGGGTCAATGAAGTCAGCCCAGAAGCCAGCTGTCCACAGAGCAAAGCAGATTTCCTTAGCACCACTAACAAACTGGGGAATAACAGAAAACACCCACTTTCTGTCAGTAGTCAAAATAACTGAAAACATCTAGTATCTGTCAGTAGTCAAAATAACTGATATTACTGAAAACATCCACTTTGTCAGTAGTCAAAATAACTGAAAACATCTAGTATCTGTCAGTAGTCAAAATAACTGATATTACTGAAAACATCCACTTTGTCAGTAGTCAAAATAACTGAAAACATCTAGTATCTGTCAGTAGTCAAAATAACTGATATTACTGAAAACATCCACTTTTGTCAGTAGTAAAAATAACTGAAAACATCTAGTATCTGTCAGTAGTCAAAATAACTGATATTACTGAAAACATCCACTTTCTGTCAGTAGTAAAAATAACTGAAAACATCTAGTATCTGTCAGTAGTCAAAATAACTGATATTACTGAAAACATCCACTTTCTGTCAGTAGTAAAAATAACTGAAAACATCCAGTATCTGTCAGTAGTAAAAATAATTGATATTAGTGAAAACATCCACTATCTTGTCAGTATTCAAACAAAATAACAGAAAACATCCATTATGTCAGTAGTAAAAATAACTGATATTAGTGAAAACATCCAGTATGTCAGTATTCAAACTAAAGTTAATAACAGAAAACATCCAGTATGTCAGTAGTCGAACTAAAGTTAATAACAGAAAACATCCAGTATGTCAGTAGTCGAACTAAAGTTAATAACAGAAAACATCCAGTATGTCAGTAGTCGAACTAAAGTTAATAACAGAAAACATCCAGTATGTCAGTAGTCAAACTAAAGTTAATAACAGAAAACATCCAGTATGTCAGTAGTCAAACTAAAGTTAATAACAGAAAACATCCAGTATGTCAGTAGTCGAACTAAAGTTAATAACAGAAAACATCCAGTATGTCAGTAGTCAAAATAAAGTTAATAACAGAAAACATCCAGTATGTCAGTAGTCGAACTAAAGTTAATAACAGAAAACATCCAGTATGTCAGTAGTCGAACTAAAGTTAATAACAGAAAACATCCAGTATGTCAGTAGTCGAACTAAAGTTAATAACAGAAAACATCCAGTATGTCAGTAGTCAAACTAAAGTTAATAACAGAAAACATCCAGTATGTCAGTAGTCGAACTAAAGTTAATAACAGAAAACATCCAGTATGTCAGTAGTCAAACTAAAGTTAATAACAGAAAACATCCAGTATGTCAGTAGTCAAACTAAAGTTAATAACAGAAAACATCCAGTATGTCAGTAGTCAAACTAAAGTTAATAACAGAAAACATCCAGTATGTCAGTAGTCAAAATAAAGTTAATAACAGAAAACATCCAGTATGTCAGTAGTCAAACTAACTGACAGTTAACGGACAAGAAAACACTTCACCAATAAAGGGGAGGTACAGAGTAAGACCTTCAATAAGTACACAGGCCTACAACTCCAAAAAGTGATGGCAGAATCATTTACTGAAATTACTATCACTGAATCCATATCAATGGGAAACAACCAGCGGACATGGAGTTCCAACTCACTTTGTGAAGTAGCTGTTCTCTGTCGATCACTTCTTTGTCGATCACCTCACATCTGGTGTGTTTCACCGTGACAACAGTGATGGCGCTGGCTGGGGCCGAGGGGAAATAGGATTCAAACTCTAACAGAGGAAATAAAGAGACATTTGCTACACATtcaactgctagctagccaatagGCCTACAGAAAGGTCAGCCATCACCCACTTGGACAACATTAGTGACGTTAGTAATGAAGTTACTTCCCCTAGTGGACATGGTTGATATTGCATACAGCCATCTGACGTGTGTGGATTGCGGTTGATAAAACATGACATGAATAGGTAATGTTATGATAAGTATGACTACACCATGCTAATAAAAAAGGCTACCTTTCTTCAGCAGCTCAGGACAGGTCTGTATAGAACAGTTCACATTGGGCTGATCAAAGTAGTGCTCTGCCTTGCGGACGCTCCTCGATAACATGTGACCACTTTTGACCtacaaagaaaaaacattaaGTATTCAACATATAACTCTACCAGTATGAAACATAATAGAAATGCTTTTATAAAATTATATAAACatatttttgaaatgtttaaGAATAATATCCATGTTTATTTACAATTGAATAAGGACACATTTTGTTTAGTTAAAGAGTTATTGTGAGTGACGTATTTACCTGAAACTCGCTGACGAACTGGGCCATTACAAACTCATGTCTCTCGTTGCTGGTAGCAGCAGTCAGAACGTCAGGTACCGTCCGGTGGACTGGGCCTTTAATCCTCTGGTCTGCCATGCCTTCCAGGTGAAAGTCAAAGCCTGAGTTACCTGGCAACTGGAACCGCTGGTCCTGGGGGCCAAATGGTCCCATGTTTTCATCAGGCCATACTGTCCTAGGGCctggtagggagaaagagagtataTTACAATAATGGTAAATCTGACAAATTTGACATTGTATTTTCTGCCTAACAGTAGCTATATTTATGTAAAGTTTGAGATCATTTTCTCATAATAAAATGTTtaatgcatacagtgcattcggaagtattcagaccccataacTTTTCCCACAtcttgttacgtcacagccttattctaaaatggattaaatagttttcccccccatcaatctacacataatgacaaagcaaaaaccttatgttttttgcaaatgttttaaaaattaaaaacgaaaatatcacatttatataagtattcagaccctttagtcagtattttgttgaagcacctttggcagcgattacagcctcgagtcttcttgggtatgacgctacaagcatggcacacctgtatttgaagagtttctcccattttctcagcagatcctctcaagctctgtcagattggatggggagcatcgctgcacagctattttcagttctctccagagatgttcgatcaggttcaagtccgggctctggataGGCCACTCAAGAGCATTCAGAGAcaagaaggttttcatcaaggatctctctgtactttgctccgttcatctttcgaaagtctcccagtccttgccactgaaaaacatccctacaggccaaatagttcaatcttggtttcatcagaacagagcatcttgtttctcatggtctgagagtcctttaggggccttttgacaaactccaaacgcgctgtcatgtgtattttactgaggagtggcttccgtctgtccactctaccatacaggcctgattggtggagtgctgcagagatggttatccttctggaaggttctcccatctccacaaaggaactctggagctccgtcagactgaccatcgggttcttggtcacatccctgaccaaggcctttctcctccaattgctcagtttggccgggcagccagctctaggaagagtcttggtggttccaaactcctcccatttaagaatgatggaggccacagtgttcttggggaccttcaatgctgcagacattttttggtacacttcccagGATCTGtcccttgacacaatcctgtctggaagctctacggacaagtcctttgacctcatggcttggtttttgctctgacatgcactgtcaactgtgggaccttatatagacaggtgtgtgcatttccaaatcatgtccaactaatggaatttaccacaggtggactccaatgaagttgtagaaacatctcaaggatgatcaatggaaacaggatgcacctgagctcaatttcaagtctcatagcaaaggatctgaatacttatgtaaatatggtatttctgtaataaattttttttatgaatttgcacCAAAAAAAtttaacctgttttcgctttgtcgtgatggggtattgtgtgtagaatgttgAGGGATTTatttaatataatacattttagaataaggctgtaacgtaacaaaatgtggaaaatgggaaggggtctgaatactttctgaatgcaccgtaATTACAATTCATAACTCAAAAACGCAAAGGCCAAAATACGGTCACAGGTAGTGGAAAATAACAAATgaaccagtgttaccagtgttgtGGTTGATATAGCAGCAGTCTACCTGAGTCTGAGTCCCCCCGTGACACGACAAAATAAGGCTCATCAGAACCTGCAGCTGAGAAGGTTCGTATCCAGCCCACCCTGAGTGCAGATAAGACCTGACGCCCTGACGACTGGGTTATCACCAGCCGGGCTCGCCCACACAGCACCTACAGTTATTAATCAAATCAATCAGAGGAGAAGCGTCAAGCAccctagctacagtattaatatTAATATATATGATGCAATGTAAATGTTTAGTACTTACACTAGTCATCCTGGTGGCCCTCTGTCACTAGTTTTACACCTGAAGATGTGGAAACAAGATGAATACTACATGTGTGACATTACATAATAGGACAGCTAATAAACCatgcagcacagacagacagaatacagCAGACAGTAGGAAATACAATTGAATTGATCAAACGTGAACTTGATATTGCAAGTTAGCTTGTACGGTTATATACTATGAGTGTTGCCTTAACAATATGACGCAATCGCTGCTTACTGCTATGCTTTTGACTATCTAGCAAGCTAAAAGGGACAAAAACAAGATGATACGTAAGTATTCAATACAGCTAACTAGTGTTGTTGTTGACAACTGGCAGtgacagacagcctagctatgcTAATTAGCTTGGTAGCTAAAAGAGCTGACACAAGTCCAGTCTTGTTTGTTTTGATCGGCTGCACTCTCACTTCTCGTTCGCGTCAGACGTAAGTTTGAGATGACAATTTCTTATTTTTCAAAGTTACATTTCAATGTAAACATACACCATTACAATAAGATGATATGCGTTAAGTTCCTGAAATATTCGTGTGAATGTGTGCTGTTATGTAAAGGAACATAATGTTCTTACCTAATCAGACGACTCTGTACGCTGCAGCACTTCCGCACGTATGCGAGTTCACATGACTTGAGAACAGTATACGACGAGGGACAAACCGAGCTTTTTGATTGCATGTGTTATCAGAGGTTGTCCGTCAGATGGCAGCATATCTACACGAATCAGGAAAAttcacaaaaaaatgtataatggaAAAAGCCCACCTAGGTCGACTGCTGTTCTATAAAATAACCTTGATGAAATTGTGATAGCTATAATCACAAAAAAAAGTAGTCTACTGATTACTAGACCTCTGCACAGTAAGTAATATACTACTTGACAACTAAGGCATATCTATTAGGCTATTGGAAATAATTATAATCAGTGACTCTATTCACCATCCATCCGTCTCCTACTGAGCTATAGGCTTGACCTCCTATAGATATGTATTATTGCAGCCTCCCTCGTTATAATCTCAGAGCTCCTACAATCAGGAGGTCTTTTCCTTTGCTGCCAATGATACAACCATACGGCCTACTCTATTGTGTACTGACCTTCCACCACTAGTAGACAGAGAGAAGCTGGATGTGAAGAGTCAATGTATTTTCCCCTGAGCAGACTCTTTCATCTAAACTGACTCAAAGTACACTGAGTGTATACTGTACATTTATAGAATGTGTATGTGATCCccatgtgggaattgaacccacaaccttgccATTGCTAGCATCACACTCTTACCAACCGAGCCCTGAGTTCCGAATCTGATGACcacaacagagctgagagctAGCAAACGTCAGTTGGGACAAGGGCGGACATTTGACAAGGGTATAAACAAGGCCTTTCAGAGAACCTGTCACTGTCAGGTCCCCTGTGGCCGGGAGGATTGACACACTGAGTGACACTTTCACAGAGCTGAGAGGAAGTGGAGTGGGGAGTTATGGGACTTTTGCTCCAGGGCTTTAGTGCTGGAAGaggtctctctatttctcttctacctgtctttctctctctccctgtccgtcttcctgtccctttctctctttctctgcatgTGTTCATGTGACTGGTGTGTgcttatcaatgtgtgtgtgagttctctctcctctctctctctctctctctctctctctctctctctctctctctctctctctctctcttaatatgTGCAGATGCAGTGGAATGGTTATGCAGGGAGGCATCTGGAGGACTCAGCCTGCCTGTCAGTGTTTCCCTGGGATACATAAAGACT
The Salmo salar chromosome ssa16, Ssal_v3.1, whole genome shotgun sequence DNA segment above includes these coding regions:
- the LOC106574760 gene encoding cobalamin trafficking protein CblD isoform X2 translates to MTSVLCGRARLVITQSSGRQVLSALRVGWIRTFSAAGSDEPYFVVSRGDSDSGPRTVWPDENMGPFGPQDQRFQLPGNSGFDFHLEGMADQRIKGPVHRTVPDVLTAATSNERHEFVMAQFVSEFQVKSGHMLSRSVRKAEHYFDQPNVNCSIQTCPELLKKASAITVVTVKHTRCEVIDKEVIDREQLLHKFVSGAKEICFALWTAGFWADFIDPSSGSAFFGSHSNHPLLKEEEWSHLGFHIEASGSCTVIRHVLRGTPTFVGTVFTTAPANSHVMERLQGQSSAFEDRD
- the LOC106574760 gene encoding cobalamin trafficking protein CblD isoform X1, which gives rise to MTSVLCGRARLVITQSSGRQVLSALRVGWIRTFSAAGSDEPYFVVSRGDSDSGPRTVWPDENMGPFGPQDQRFQLPGNSGFDFHLEGMADQRIKGPVHRTVPDVLTAATSNERHEFVMAQFVSEFQVKSGHMLSRSVRKAEHYFDQPNVNCSIQTCPELLKKEFESYFPSAPASAITVVTVKHTRCEVIDKEVIDREQLLHKFVSGAKEICFALWTAGFWADFIDPSSGSAFFGSHSNHPLLKEEEWSHLGFHIEASGSCTVIRHVLRGTPTFVGTVFTTAPANSHVMERLQGQSSAFEDRD